The Anabaena sphaerica FACHB-251 nucleotide sequence AAGCCCAGGGTTTATATAGAGATTTGCAAGAAATAAATCATGATTATACACTAAATATTACCCTGTTACATTCTCGATTTTTACCAGAACATCGCGCCCAAAAAGAAGCATTTTTAAAAGAAATCTTCGCTGAAAATTGGCAAGATGATGGAACTTGTTATGTGCTAATTTCTACTCAAGTAATTGAAGCAGGGATTAATATTACCTGTGAAGTAATGCACAGTCAACTTTGCCCGATGAACTCATTATTACAAAGGGCGGGACGTTGTGCAAGATTCCAAGATGAACAGGGGGAAGTTTTTGTTTATCGTACAGTGCAAGTTAACCAAGCTTATGCTAATCTTGCGGAAGCAGATATAGATACAGAAACAGAAGCAGCTACCGATAAAAAACCAAGTTTTTTACCTTATGCTCAGGAAACCTGTGAATTAACATGGCAAGTATTACAAGCACATACAGAATCAAATCAAGTACATGAAAATGTGGGATTTCGCACCGAGGAAACTTGGATTAATCAGGTGCATACAGCAGAAGATTTACTGCAACAACAACGCCGACAAAATAATCAAATGCAGTTTGAAAATAATTTTGAAGCGGCATTTTTTAGAGGTGAAAACTACACCGCTACAGAGTTAATTCGTTATGTTGATAGTCGGAGTTTATTTGTTTGGGAAGAAGGTGGATTATTTATTGATTTTACACAAGAACCCATTGATCCACGTAAGTTAATTTCTTTTTCAGTTCCCGTTTCTACACTGTGTAAAGTTTGGCGAGAATTTAAAAACCTAGAATTTGGTGCAGATTGGATTTTCAAAAGAATTGAAGCACCCAAAGACAAAGCAGAAACTTATAGTCAACCTGTTTGTACAGAGATTAAATCCCGTGAATCACTGATAAATAGTATTAAAATTTTGGTGAATCCACGTTATATTTATTATGATGAAAATATTGGTTTACTAATAGGTGTAAATGAATTTGGTAATGGGTTTATTTCTCCACCAAAATCACAGCGTTCAATAGTCAGTGAATATCGTTATCAAATGGATACTTATGTTGGACATTTGGGTTGTATGTGGACTTGTTGGCGTAAACCATTTAAAACATTGTCTTTGAAAAATGGTAAAGTCGAACCTACGATTTATAATAGTGTTAAAAATGAACTATTACCAACAGGGACAAAATTAATTAAAAACAAAATATTTCCCCAGATTCAAGAATCAGAAGCAGCAGTATTATTTGAATTATTGGTGTTTTTTGCTATCTTTACCCATGACCTGGGTAAACTACAAATTAAATGGCAGGAAGTGATGCGAAAATGGCAAGCGATCGCCCATTCTTCATTCCAAGGTCAAAACCCCAAACAACATTTACTGGCACACACTGATTATAACCCAGAAGACAGTCAACAAAAAATAGCACTTAAAGACCACGAAAAAAAACACAAACGTCCTAACCACGCTGTTGAAAGTGCATTCCTAGCTAGGGATATTCTCACACAATCTTTAGTTCCCTTATTACGTGATTATTTTGAGGCTGATAATGAACAAATTCAGAATATTTGGTGGGTAGTTCTCATGGCTACGGGTCGTCATCATTCTGCTTGGAGTAATGGTTGGGAACAATCAGATACAGTCAAAATTAAAAATATACAATTACATCCAGAAGCACAAAGAGCGATCGCCCAAAGTTGGCAAAGTATGACACGCTTTTTACCCCCAACCTTACCATTAAAATCAGCAAATCTCAGCAAAACTATGTATCCAGTTAAAAGTAAATTTGATTTGAGTCAGTTAAACTCTGCTGATACATTCGAGTATTTTCATTTGTATTTGTTGGTAGTCAGAGCGTTAAGGCTGTGTGACCAGCGTTCAGTACAACTGAATTTTCATGTTTAATTTTTATGTAGAGAAGTTATCCACAACATCTCTACATTAATCATTATTAACTATTTTTATTTTCCTGGCTTAATTGTTGCTGAAAATCAGTAATAGAACCTATAGTAATTGCCTGTTCTAATAACTGGTTGAGTCGTTCATGATCATAAATTTGATTGATTTGTTCCACTAATTCAGAAGGAGCATCTTGAAATCTAGTTCTGATGATTTTAACAATAGATTTCTGAATACCCTCAGCTATTCCTAAACGTTCAATACTTGACACATATCTCATTTCTTTTTCACCCTCGAAACGCTGCAATTCAGTTTTGAAATTCAAGTCTAAATCCGGTGGTAAAGTCATCAGTCTATCAATCAAATCGAATAACTGAAGAATTTTTTCCCTACTATATCCTAACTCATACATCCGCTTAACTAAACTTAATTTCCACTGCAACCGTCCTGTTAAATTTTTAGTTGTGGCTTGTGTACGTAGGTGCGCCATCACCAATACTGCAAAAGGATTATCACTTTGTTCTAATTCTGACCAGCGAGGTTGATAATCCAGTAATTTTACAATAGGAAACTGAAGACTTAACCCACATCCCCAACGTTCATAACTGTATTCTTGAGGTCGCCAATTTGCTTGATTATCTCCCAAAATAGCCAAGCTAACAACTTCTTGACCATAACGGTCAAAAATCCTGTAATGATAGGAAAACATCCGTTTAGGAAAACCAGTATCTACTTGACTTTGGATTTCTAAATGGATTAGTAACCAGGTTTCTCTACCATCATTCAGCCAAACTTTAATCAGCTTATCAACAAATTGCTTACCAACCTCCGATTCTCTCATCAATTGCTGGAGTTCTTGGTCAAGAAACTCATAACCTCGCGTCCAGTCAATTTCGTTGTAAATATGGGGAAAGAAGAATGTTAAAAATGCCT carries:
- a CDS encoding transposase; this encodes MSEVKADYDGAWKEGVEKYFEAFLTFFFPHIYNEIDWTRGYEFLDQELQQLMRESEVGKQFVDKLIKVWLNDGRETWLLIHLEIQSQVDTGFPKRMFSYHYRIFDRYGQEVVSLAILGDNQANWRPQEYSYERWGCGLSLQFPIVKLLDYQPRWSELEQSDNPFAVLVMAHLRTQATTKNLTGRLQWKLSLVKRMYELGYSREKILQLFDLIDRLMTLPPDLDLNFKTELQRFEGEKEMRYVSSIERLGIAEGIQKSIVKIIRTRFQDAPSELVEQINQIYDHERLNQLLEQAITIGSITDFQQQLSQENKNS
- the cas3 gene encoding CRISPR-associated helicase Cas3', encoding MEIIQIEDTDLQAIEGKRCRTFQAKSQSLNALEIIADIHTRHRKRVIVICNTVSQAQGLYRDLQEINHDYTLNITLLHSRFLPEHRAQKEAFLKEIFAENWQDDGTCYVLISTQVIEAGINITCEVMHSQLCPMNSLLQRAGRCARFQDEQGEVFVYRTVQVNQAYANLAEADIDTETEAATDKKPSFLPYAQETCELTWQVLQAHTESNQVHENVGFRTEETWINQVHTAEDLLQQQRRQNNQMQFENNFEAAFFRGENYTATELIRYVDSRSLFVWEEGGLFIDFTQEPIDPRKLISFSVPVSTLCKVWREFKNLEFGADWIFKRIEAPKDKAETYSQPVCTEIKSRESLINSIKILVNPRYIYYDENIGLLIGVNEFGNGFISPPKSQRSIVSEYRYQMDTYVGHLGCMWTCWRKPFKTLSLKNGKVEPTIYNSVKNELLPTGTKLIKNKIFPQIQESEAAVLFELLVFFAIFTHDLGKLQIKWQEVMRKWQAIAHSSFQGQNPKQHLLAHTDYNPEDSQQKIALKDHEKKHKRPNHAVESAFLARDILTQSLVPLLRDYFEADNEQIQNIWWVVLMATGRHHSAWSNGWEQSDTVKIKNIQLHPEAQRAIAQSWQSMTRFLPPTLPLKSANLSKTMYPVKSKFDLSQLNSADTFEYFHLYLLVVRALRLCDQRSVQLNFHV